A stretch of Phoenix dactylifera cultivar Barhee BC4 chromosome 16, palm_55x_up_171113_PBpolish2nd_filt_p, whole genome shotgun sequence DNA encodes these proteins:
- the LOC103710160 gene encoding uncharacterized protein LOC103710160 isoform X4 encodes MASVAASKGALLADDVPWRASPAGLKPVPRIHQNPVLRLPQNPNTSYALAVMKRPDPIGEGVAMEAKLEAAGPDCIVPGLATPVKLLGLKVWPIEINFKFMEPVGRELQNIGKV; translated from the exons ATGGCGTCGGTCGCCGCCTCCAAGGGAGCGCTGCTTGCCGACGACGTCCCGTGGAGGGCCTCCCCTGCCGGCTTGAAGCCCGTCCCCAGAATCCACCAGAACCCCGTCCTCCGCCTCCCGCAGAACCCTAACACCTCCTACGCCCTCGCCGTCATGAAG CGCCCCGATCCAATTGGCGAAGGGGTCGCGATGGAGGCGAAGCTGGAGGCGGCGGGGCCCGACTGCATCGTTCCCGGGCTGGCTACTCCTGTGAAGTTGCTCGGATTGAAG GTCTGGCCTATTGAAATTAACTTCAAATTTATGGAACCTGTTGGACGAGAACTGCAGAACATTGGAAAG
- the LOC103710161 gene encoding conserved oligomeric Golgi complex subunit 1-like, which produces MRSPSARPAAEIPGSAATAVGTRDAESLFRTKPIPEIRALEAATRREIDEKKEELRQLVGKSYRDLIESADSILLMRSSCDAISSNLSAIDAALRSLSTSAADPETPKLAPDPARARVYDIASRIKYLVDTPENIWGCLDESMLLEASGRYLRAKTVHGLVTAAGGAVDPDALAKFPLLRHQWQIVESFKAQISQRSRERLMDRGLTIAAYADALAAAAIIDDLDPKQVLGLFLDSRRSWISQKLAGASVDSNGSSSYVLCDAIRTIRASLGQVGELFVLALNEMPLFYKTVLGSPPGTQLFGGIPNPEEEVRLWKSHREKLESVMVLLEPEFIAQACSFWLKSCCNEIFGELSDGKHIVDAIGNGEGLGSTEKLVREALDGREGLEESLEQWLRSAFGSEIESPWNQICGLILRDGKDILEDRLEAAFLKRMKEIIHSEFENLNRDINVRNSIEAIVAVTGPKDEDDFQAYLKKPYTGGFWFSEPNQKKTGILYSFKPTVDENDFRSCLNAYFGPEVTRIRDAVDSKCQSILEDLLCFVESHNSTLRLKELVPYIQEKCYKTISVILKELENELAHLSASLGSNNGDKDSIPPSVIVERSLFIGLLLFALRNHSSHLPVILGSPRQWAKETSGAAFTNLSSPLPRQSRVAFDSLVSFSPRRHTFDSPRSPQKRFFDNPRRQTISTAAALYAVDDSKNPKLDVLNKTLQELCIKAHSIWITWVSNELSIILSKDLNKDDALSSANPLRGWEVTVIKQEESSDGPLEMKIALPIMPSLYVTSFLFQACLEIHKVGGHVLDKIILQNFAWRLMEKVVDVYENFLSIIERGEAQVSEKGVLQILLDLHFIADILSGGKDSASGSPEMNAKEESSKIVTQKPLFRWKQPQLQPGYANREHVMKLINKLSQRLDPIDWAIYEPYLWENEKQSYKRYAVLFGFFVQLNRMYTDTVQKLPTKSNTDSNIMRCSTVPRFKYLPISAPALSSRGAHKSALQTSAHDTQSRSPWKAYSNGERSPKPELDDSLSFGVATPLFKSIMTQVGSKFGESTSRWGSMLSDGQVGKFKDRSAAAMSTFGDMLPGPAAGLLSSLTAGATRFDS; this is translated from the exons ATGAGATCGCCTTCGGCGCGGCCGGCGGCGGAGATCCCGGGCTCCGCAGCCACCGCCGTCGGCACCCGCGACGCGGAGTCCCTCTTCCGCACGAAGCCGATCCCGGAGATCCGCGCATTGGAAGCGGCCACCCGACGGGAGATCgatgagaagaaggaagagctcCGGCAGCTCGTCGGCAAGAGCTACCGCGACCTCATCGAGTCCGCCGACTCTATCCTCCTCATGAGGTCCTCCTGTGACGCTATCTCCTCCAACCTCTCCGCCATCGACGCCGCCCTCCGCTCCCTCTCCACCTCCGCCGCCGACCCCGAGACCCCCAAGCTGGCCCCCGACCCCGCCCGCGCCCGCGTCTACGACATCGCCTCCCGCATCAAGTACCTCGTCGACACCCCCGAGAACATCTGGGGCTGCCTTGACGAGTCTATGCTCCTCGAGGCCTCCGGCCGCTACCTCCGCGCCAAGACTGTCCATGGCCTCGTCACCGCTGCCGGCGGCGCCGTCGATCCCGACGCCCTCGCCAAGTTCCCGCTTCTCCGCCACCAGTGGCAGATCGTCGAGAGCTTCAAGGCCCAGATCTCCCAGCGGAGCCGCGAGCGCCTGATGGACCGTGGGCTCACCATCGCCGCCTACGCCGACGCTCTTGCCGCCGCCGCCATCATCGACGATCTCGATCCCAAACAGGTTCTAGGGCTTTTCCTCGACTCCAGGCGATCGTGGATCTCGCAGAAGCTCGCCGGTGCCTCCGTCGACTCGAACGGATCTTCTTCTTATGTTCTCTGTGATGCGATCAGAACCATTAGGGCTAGTCTAGGGCAAGTCGGGGAGCTCTTCGTTCTTGCGTTGAATGAGATGCCACTGTTCTACAAGACCGTTCTCGGATCGCCCCCCGGGACGCAGCTTTTTGGAGGGATTCCAAATCCGGAGGAGGAGGTGAGGCTGTGGAAGTCGCACAGGGAGAAATTGGAGTCAGTGATGGTGTTGCTTGAGCCGGAGTTCATCGCCCAGGCCTGTTCCTTTTGGTTGAAGAGCTGTTGCAACGAGATATTTGGAGAACTGTCAGATGGAAAGCATATTGTGGACGCAATTGGAAATGGAGAAGGCCTTGGATCTACTGAGAAGCTGGTGCGGGAGGCTCTGGATGGTCGGGAGGGGCTCGAGGAGAGCTTGGAGCAGTGGCTGAGGAGCGCCTTTGGCTCTGAAATTGAGTCACCATGGAACCAGATTTGCGGGCTAATTTTGAGGGATGGAAAGGATATTTTGGAAGATAGGTTGGAAGCGGCATTCCTGAAGAGGATGAAGGAGATCATTCATTCAGAGTTTGAGAACTTGAACAGAGACATCAACGTGAGAAATTCAATCGAGGCTATTGTGGCGGTCACAGGTCCTAAAGATGAGGATGATTTCCAGGCATACTTGAAGAAGCCTTATACAGGTGGGTTTTGGTTTTCAGAGCCCAACCAAAAGAAAACAGGAATTTTGTATAGCTTTAAACCAACTGTTGATGAGAATGATTTCCGGAGCTGTCTCAATGCATATTTTGGGCCTGAAGTCACTCGGATTAGAGATGCAGTGGACAGTAAATGCCAAAGTATATTGGAGGATCTATTATGCTTTGTAGAATCTCATAATTCTACTTTGAGGTTGAAGGAACTTGTGCCATACATTCAGGAGAAGTGTTACAAGACCATTTCAGTTATACTGAAGGAACTTGAAAATGAGCTTGCGCATCTGTCTGCTTCCTTAGGAAGCAACAATGGGGACAAGGATTCTATACCACCTTCTGTGATTGTTGAAAGATCTCTTTTCATTGGGCTTCTCTTGTTTGCATTACGAAACCATTCAAGTCACCTACCTGTGATACTCGGTTCCCCAAGGCAGTGGGCGAAAGAAACAAGTGGTGCAGCATTTACTAACCTATCATCACCTTTGCCAAGGCAATCTAGGGTGGCCTTTGATTCCCTAGTCTCTTTTAGCCCTAGAAGGCATACATTTGACAGCCCCAGAAGCCCCCAAAAGCGATTTTTTGATAATCCCAGAAGGCAAACAATTTCAACTGCCGCTGCATTGTATGCTGTGGATGACAGCAAGAACCCAAAACTTGACGTGCTAAACAAAACTTTGCAAGAACTCTGCATCAAAGCTCATAGTATATGGATAACATGGGTGTCCAATGAGCTATCAATTATTCTTTCCAAGGATCTCAACAAGGATGATGCATTATCTTCAGCAAATCCTTTGCGG GGTTGGGAAGTGACTGTAATCAAACAAGAAGAATCCAGTGACGGCCCTCTGGAGATGAAAATAGCTCTTCCTATCATGCCTTCTCTCTATGTCACATCTTTTCTCTTTCAAGCATGCTTAGAAATTCATAAAGTTGGAGGCCATGTTCTTGACAAGATAATACTGCAAAATTTTGCATGGAGACTAATGGAGAAG GTGGTGGATGTATATGAAAATTTCTTGTCAATCATAGAGAGGGGTGAAGCTCAGGTTTCAGAAAAAGGAGTACTGCAGATTTTGTTAGACCTACATTTCATTGCTGACATTCTATCTGGGGGCAAAGATTCTGCCTCTGGGAGTCCTGAAATGAATGCCAAAGAGGAGTCATCAAAAATTGTGACGCAAAAGCCTCTATTTAGATGGAAACAGCCACAACTCCAGCCTGGTTATGCTAATAGGGAGCATGTAATGAAGCTGATAAATAAGCTTTCACAAAGGCTGGATCCCATTGACTGGGCTAT TTATGAACCCTACCTATGGGAAAATGAGAAGCAATCATATAAGCGATATGCGGTCCTCTTCGGGTTCTTTGTTCAGCTTAATCGCATGTACACTGACACCGTACAAAAATTGCCCACAAAATCAAATACAGACTCTAATATAATGAGATGCTCTACAGTTCCGCGATTCAAATACCTTCCGATCAG tgctcCTGCCTTATCTTCAAGAGGAGCACATAAATCAGCCCTTCAGACGTCAGCTCATGATACACAATCGAGGAGCCCTTGGAAAGCATATTCAAATGGAGAAAGGTCTCCAAAGCCTGAACTTGATGATAGTCTTAGTTTTGGAGTTGCAACACCATTGTTCAAATCAATCATGACCCAG GTTGGCAGCAAATTTGGAGAGAGTACATCAAGGTGGGGATCTATGCTTTCTGATGGCCAAGTTGGCAAGTTCAAGGACAGGTCAGCAGCTGCCATGTCAACATTTGGTGACATGCTTCCTGGCCCAGCAGCAGGACTTCTGTCATCTCTTACAGCAGGTGCCACCAGGTTTGACTCCTAG
- the LOC103710160 gene encoding uncharacterized protein LOC103710160 isoform X3 produces MASVAASKGALLADDVPWRASPAGLKPVPRIHQNPVLRLPQNPNTSYALAVMKRPDPIGEGVAMEAKLEAAGPDCIVPGLATPVKLLGLKEKKIFRVLLKSQLQCCNFRIFCPWTW; encoded by the exons ATGGCGTCGGTCGCCGCCTCCAAGGGAGCGCTGCTTGCCGACGACGTCCCGTGGAGGGCCTCCCCTGCCGGCTTGAAGCCCGTCCCCAGAATCCACCAGAACCCCGTCCTCCGCCTCCCGCAGAACCCTAACACCTCCTACGCCCTCGCCGTCATGAAG CGCCCCGATCCAATTGGCGAAGGGGTCGCGATGGAGGCGAAGCTGGAGGCGGCGGGGCCCGACTGCATCGTTCCCGGGCTGGCTACTCCTGTGAAGTTGCTCGGATTGAAG gaaaagaaaatcttcCGTGTGCTACTAAAATCACAACTCCAGTGCTGTAACTTTAGGATTTTCTGTCCATGGACCTGGTAG